A stretch of the Aphis gossypii isolate Hap1 chromosome 2, ASM2018417v2, whole genome shotgun sequence genome encodes the following:
- the LOC114130320 gene encoding protein SPT2 homolog: MDFHTLLYQAQKNNTRDNEVRYFKASLDPPKKETKESRQLSDSIKRFLAKKDEEDRLKQIEEQKKKDELILLRSQDRKSFKRVQSMLNRTKSANKSVIEDAKDDVNTSVTMAGFNQPDEDDYGYVSKDAMAIYNNIMNKYVNTPADTRSVKTANHRSHDISGTKDRVRAALLKEEEDQLLPHKRKRKPKDIDNGEDYQDSVEPQQKKSKPDINTEKIKKRPSQPPPLNFQELLKIAEKKQYEPIIIEKPKKEEPLPMMTKKERQKYLEEKRIEEIRQARRQGKPLPVTTDRPKEIKSVERIQKSSASSSKVDIHAEDKLKKSASVWSKDYKISKELNNNSKNDKYVPRSLNNSESSRMNSNGNRTTSKSSLEPSMINEKRYNSNDDRYSPKPKSINDQYIPKAKNSVENNFSPKSRGISNNDRYVSQSRSSSSDKYSPKPKSSMASDKYVSKPTPTERYVPKSRSPPAEKYSPKPKSSMSSNKYVSKSTPTERYVPQSRSPPPDKYSPKPKSSMSSNKYVSKSTPTERYVPQSRSPPPDKYSSKPKSLIPSDKNVSKQTLTERYVPKSKFSADEKYSPKLKSSVQSERYVPKVKSSPSSERYTPSAIKNSTEKYSPRPMSSQNMKSKPTSSNDKYVPMSVDKSKKLQTSNNTKPRQLPPKEMAPKQFPPRDMKPKQFPPRDMVPKQFPPRDMIPKQFPPRDMIPKQFPPPDMRRRDDRHMPMRNKRQVIESDSDEYDSELDDFIDDGPEDEADYSKVISEIFKYDKSKYRGMDEDDECMESDYRTLQKEEYKSARAGLLEDLADIRREKQMMKRRKKL, encoded by the exons ATGGATTTTCACACTTTACTATACCAGGCACAAAAAAACAACACAAGAGACAATGAA GTTAGATATTTCAAAGCATCATTGGATCCAccgaaaaaagaaacaaaagaAAGTAGACAATTGTCTGATAGTATTAAGAGGTTTTTAGCTAAAAAAGATGAAGAAGATAGACTCAAACAAATAGaagaacagaaaaaaaaagatgaattaatattgttgCGTAGTCAAGATAGGAAATCATTCAAAAGGGTTCAGTCTATGTTAAACCGAACTAAGTCAGCAAATAAATCAGTTATCGAGGATGCTAAAGATGATGTTAATACATCTGTTACCATGGCTG gatTTAATCAACCGGATGAAGATGACTATGGATATGTTTCTAAAGATGCCATGGccatatataacaatattatgaacaaatatgtaaatactcCAGCTGATACAAGAAGTGTAAAAACTGCTAATCACAGAAGTCATGACATTTCTGGTACAAAA gatcGTGTTAGAGCAGCATTGTTGAAAGAAGAAGAAGATCAATTACTGCCacataaaagaaaaagaaaacctAAGGACATAGATAATGGGGAAGATTATCAGGATAGTGTTGAACCACAgcaaaaaaaatccaaaccTGATATTAATacagaaaaaatcaaaaaacgaCCATCACAACCTCcaccattaaattttcaagaattacttaaaattgctgaaaaaaaacaatatgaacctataataattgaaaaacctAAGAAGGAAGAACCTTTACCTATGATGACCAAAAAAgaaagacaaaaatatttagaagaaAAGAGAATTGAAGAAATAAGACAAGCTAGGCGACAAGGCAAACCCTTACCTGTTACGACTGATAGACCCAAAGAAATTAAATCAGTTGAAAGGATTCAAAAATCATCTGCCTCTTCTTCGAAAGTTGATATACACGCAGAGGATAAACTGAAAAAGAGTGCTTCTGTATGGTctaaagattataaaattagtaaagagctaaataataatagtaaaaatgataaatatgtgCCTAggtcattaaataattctgaaaGTTCACGAATGAACTCAAATGGTAATAGAACCACTTCTAAAAGTTCATTAGAACCAAGTATGATTAATGAAAAAAGGTATAATTCTAATGATGATCGTTATTCACCAAAACCAAAATCAATCAATGatcaatatatacctaaagcTAAAAATtctgttgaaaataatttttcaccaAAATCTAGAGGTATCTCAAACAATGATAGATATGTATCTCAATCTAGAAGTTCATCGTCTGACAAGTATTCGCCAAAACCCAAGAGTTCAATGGCATCTGataaatatgtttcaaaaCCAACCCCTACTGAAAGATATGTGCCTAAATCTAGAAGTCCTCCAGCTGAGAAGTATTCTCCAAAACCCAAAAGTTCAATGTCTTCAAATAAATACGTGTCAAAATCAACTCCTACTGAAAGATATGTGCCTCAATCGAGAAGTCCACCACCTGACAAATATTCTCCAAAACCCAAAAGTTCAATGTCTTCAAATAAATACGTGTCAAAATCAACTCCTACTGAAAGATATGTGCCTCAATCGAGAAGTCCACCACCTGACAAATATTCTTCAAAACCTAAGAGCTTAATACCttctgataaaaatgtttcaaaacaaACACTCACTGAAAGATATGTGCCTAAATCAAAATTCTCAGCTGATGAGAAATATTCaccaaaacttaaaagtagTGTACAATCAGAAAGATACGTGCCCAAAGTAAAAAGCTCGCCTTCTAGTGAACGATATACACCTAGTGCAATTAAGAATTCAACTGAAAAATACAGTCCTAGACCAATGTCTTctcaaaatatgaaatcaaAACCTACCAGTTCAAACGATAAATATGTCCCAATGTCAGTTGATAAATCTAAAAAGTTACAGACcagtaataatactaaaccTAGACAACTACCACCTAAGGAAATGGCACCTAAACAATTTCCTCCTAGAGATATGAAACCTAAGCAGTTCCCACCTAGAGACATGGTGCCTAAGCAGTTCCCACCCAGAGATATGATTCCTAAACAATTTCCACCCAGAGATATGATTCCTAAACAATTTCCACCTCCTGATATGAGAAGGCGAGATGATCGGCATATGCCGATGCGAAACAAACGTCAAGTTATTGAATCAGATTCGGACGAGTATGATTCTGAATTGGATGACTTTATTGATGATGGGCCTGAAGATGAAGCTGATTACTCCAAAGTTATTtcagaaattttcaaatacgacaaatcaaa atatagAGGAATGGATGAAGATGATGAATGCATGGAATCTGATTACCGTACTCTTCAAAAAGAAGAGTATAAAAGTGCTAGAGCTG ggCTTTTGGAAGATTTAGCAGATATTCGAAGAGAAAAACAAATGATGAAGAGAcggaaaaaactttaa
- the LOC114130317 gene encoding rRNA methyltransferase 3, mitochondrial has protein sequence MKAIGSSFSVNFRRALCNNTTIRTYLSDIKQSDTKGSNKKQSNNDLLNSIKPHARSGVLSVVEKDDNGFPSYLILKETSPLLSQAMISIKNKKRRQQNNGILLEGKRLIQDALNASVKPKQIFFSQKRVLENLCLPEELRDLPVESTIFYKTPYKMIQLFSETETSQGIMGIFEFPTIDHRVRKKSFPITVICDNIREPGNLGAVLRTVTAVGASQIILMKGCTDLWGDKVLRAGCGAHFRMKILSDVSWSNLQNIKGQVCLADNNLGSNIDDSNTDEDTNVNVFRKTAPIELPIAPYYEVDYCKTTPLILIIGGETHGLSDEGYEFAKKRKGIRINIPLENGIESLNSATAVGILCFEVRKQMLNLIKSEQEVDEIEQAC, from the exons ATGAAAGCGATCGGTAGTAGTTTTTCGGTTAATTTTCGACGTGCTTTGTGCAACAACACCACCATACGAACATATCTATCGGATATTAAACAGTCAGATACAAAGGGTTCAAACAAGAAACAATCAAACAATGATCTGTTGAACAGCATTAAACCGCATGCTCGCAGTGGAGTATTGTCAGTTGTTGAAAAAGATGACAATGGATTTCCTTCGTATCTCATACTTAAAGAAACTAGTCCCTTACTGAG TCAAGCCATgattagtattaaaaacaaaaaaagacgTCAACAAAATAATGGCATACTTTTAGAAGGTAAACGTCTGATACAAGATGCATTAAATGCTAGTGTAAAGCCAAAACAAATATTCTTCAGTCAGAAGAGAGTTTTAGAAAACTTATGTTTACCTGAAGAGCTACGAGATCTCCCAGTCgaaagtacaatattttataagactcCTTACAAAatgattcaattattttcagaGACTGAGACTTCTCAAGGAATAATGG gtatcttTGAATTTCCAACTATTGATCATAGAGTccgaaaaaaatcatttccaATCACAGtaatatgtgataatattCGCGAACCTGGTAATTTAGGGGCTGTGTTAAGAACTGTAACAGCTGTTGGCGcatcacaaattattttaatgaaag GTTGTACTGATTTGTGGGGAGATAAAGTATTGAGAGCTGGTTGTGGTGCACATTTCaggatgaaaatattatcagatGTCAGCTGGAGCAATTTGCAAAATATCAAAGGTCAAGTCTGTTTGGCCGATAACAACTTAGGGAGCAACATTGATGATTCGAATACCGATGAAGATAcaaatgtaaatgtttttagaaaaacagCTCCAATTGAATTACCAATAGCTCCTTACTATGAAGTAGATTACTGTAAAACCACTCCTTTGATACTCATTATTGGAGGTGAGACACACGGGTTAAGTGATGAAGGGTATGAGTTTGCCAAAAAACGAAAAGGTATCCGCATAAACATTCCACTTGAAAATGGAATAGAAAGCTTAAACTCTGCAACagctgtaggtatattatgttttgaagtcagaaaacaaatgttaaacttaataaaaagtgAACAAGAAGTCGATGAAATTGAACAAGCATGTTaa